Proteins encoded in a region of the Methanoregula sp. genome:
- the glmU gene encoding bifunctional sugar-1-phosphate nucleotidylyltransferase/acetyltransferase translates to MQAVILAAGEGKRVRPLTRSRPKAMIPVANRPIIEYVIEALLKNGIRDIVVVVGYRKEQVTRFLNTLDIPIEVVVQTKQLGTAHALLCAESKIVGDFLVLPGDNYIDPQSIAHIKDIPNAMLVKEHPSPSNFGVVMLEDGCVTQIIEKPEHAPSFMVSTGIYSLKKEFFSKIHGNDITDAISLMIDEGEQVRAIPADDWQDAIFAWDLLKMNRRLLSTLPPAREGAASRQTIIQGAVRIGKGTSIGPNTLITGPVFIGNDCTIGPNCCIQPNTSIGSRVTIEPFTSIGNTLIMDDSMIGSHSLIKDTVLGERCTLADHTSASPASGLLEIEGCVTRSEFGAIFGDNVKSGSFSLYHNSIIGNNVTIEEQGCLKSRNIPDGSTVM, encoded by the coding sequence ATGCAGGCCGTCATTTTAGCAGCAGGAGAAGGAAAACGGGTGCGCCCGCTCACGAGGAGCCGACCCAAAGCGATGATCCCGGTAGCAAACCGGCCGATCATCGAGTATGTGATTGAAGCCCTATTGAAAAATGGTATACGCGACATTGTCGTCGTTGTCGGGTACAGAAAAGAGCAGGTAACCCGTTTTTTGAATACACTTGATATACCCATAGAAGTAGTGGTTCAGACCAAGCAGCTGGGCACTGCACACGCCCTGTTATGTGCGGAGTCAAAAATTGTTGGGGATTTTCTCGTCCTGCCGGGGGATAATTACATAGACCCCCAATCAATTGCACATATCAAAGATATTCCCAATGCAATGCTGGTAAAAGAACATCCCAGTCCTTCAAATTTCGGGGTTGTAATGCTGGAAGACGGCTGTGTGACCCAGATTATTGAGAAGCCCGAACATGCCCCCAGCTTCATGGTCAGTACCGGCATTTATTCCCTGAAAAAGGAATTCTTCTCCAAAATTCATGGAAATGACATCACTGACGCGATCTCCCTGATGATAGATGAGGGGGAGCAGGTTCGGGCAATCCCCGCTGATGACTGGCAGGATGCAATCTTTGCATGGGATCTCCTCAAGATGAACCGTCGCCTTTTAAGCACACTTCCTCCCGCACGGGAGGGGGCGGCAAGCAGGCAGACCATCATTCAGGGGGCTGTAAGGATAGGGAAGGGGACATCAATAGGTCCCAATACCCTCATCACCGGGCCGGTTTTTATTGGAAACGATTGCACCATAGGTCCGAACTGTTGCATACAGCCCAACACAAGCATCGGCTCGCGGGTCACCATCGAACCATTCACCTCCATAGGTAACACCCTGATCATGGACGATTCCATGATTGGATCTCATTCCCTGATCAAAGATACTGTACTTGGGGAGCGGTGTACTCTTGCAGATCATACCTCTGCAAGTCCGGCAAGTGGTCTTCTGGAGATTGAAGGTTGCGTGACCCGATCGGAATTCGGAGCAATCTTTGGAGATAACGTGAAAAGCGGATCGTTCTCCCTCTATCATAACTCCATTATCGGAAATAATGTAACTATTGAGGAACAGGGCTGTCTGAAATCCCGGAATATCCCGGACGGCTCTACGGTGATGTAA
- the glmS gene encoding glutamine--fructose-6-phosphate transaminase (isomerizing), producing the protein MCGIVGYVGRREAAPLIVEGLKKLEYRGYDSFGVATIGKCLEFDKHKGRISENAQSSLRLKGKIGIGHTRWATHGIPNDANAHPHMDCSGTIALVHNGIIENYSELKKQLKARGHTFRSDTDTEVVVHLIEEEYGKKKDLLLAVKTVVPKLEGSYALLVIADNEEQMIVARNASPLVIGIGDGETFAASDMTPILEHTERAIFLEDGDIATIRGDKIAIYNRGTRVKRPLELIDWSLEDVKKGGFAHYMLKEIYEQPQAFYNTIRAVNSETLPGFVHHPTSITVVACGSSYHTGLIFKYLLEESCRVPVRLEFASEFKYYPPPVEGLVIGITQSGETADTLTALKQAKAHNCRTLAITNILGSSVSRIADATIFMRAGPEISVAATKSFIAQLAVLMQIVNNISDRKCNDMLLHAHQAIEEILLIDLAEAVAICTAAKDIFYVGRGPFYAVALEGALKMKEISYIHAEGYAAGELKHGPFALLSSETPVIALCIPGDTYAVMVSNIKEMKARGAPVIAIGSEGDSELPDIVDIFIPIPRTTPYVQVLTSLVVLQLLAYYTAVALGRDVDKPRNLAKSVTVE; encoded by the coding sequence GTGTGTGGTATTGTCGGATATGTGGGCAGGAGAGAGGCTGCACCCCTGATCGTTGAGGGATTGAAAAAACTCGAGTACAGGGGTTATGACTCATTTGGTGTTGCAACGATCGGAAAGTGCCTTGAATTCGATAAACACAAGGGAAGAATTTCGGAAAATGCCCAATCATCTCTACGGTTAAAAGGAAAGATCGGCATCGGCCACACACGTTGGGCAACCCATGGTATTCCTAATGACGCAAACGCCCATCCGCATATGGATTGCTCAGGTACCATTGCCCTTGTCCACAATGGCATAATTGAAAATTATTCAGAGTTAAAAAAACAACTCAAAGCCCGGGGGCATACGTTTCGTTCGGATACGGATACAGAAGTTGTCGTTCACCTCATAGAGGAGGAATATGGAAAGAAAAAGGATCTCCTTCTTGCAGTGAAGACAGTTGTCCCGAAACTTGAAGGATCCTATGCCCTTCTTGTCATCGCTGATAATGAAGAACAGATGATCGTCGCAAGAAACGCAAGTCCGCTGGTTATTGGAATTGGAGACGGTGAGACTTTTGCTGCATCGGATATGACACCCATACTCGAACATACCGAACGTGCCATATTCCTTGAAGACGGGGATATTGCCACCATCCGCGGGGATAAGATTGCGATATACAACCGGGGAACACGGGTAAAGCGCCCCCTGGAGCTTATTGACTGGTCACTTGAGGATGTAAAAAAAGGCGGGTTTGCACATTATATGCTCAAAGAGATCTACGAACAGCCTCAGGCATTCTATAATACCATCCGTGCCGTAAATTCTGAAACACTTCCGGGATTTGTCCATCATCCCACCTCAATCACCGTTGTAGCCTGTGGCTCCTCATATCATACCGGGCTCATTTTTAAATATCTCCTTGAGGAGTCCTGCAGGGTTCCCGTCCGGCTTGAATTCGCATCGGAATTCAAATATTATCCGCCCCCGGTTGAAGGACTGGTTATTGGTATCACCCAGTCCGGTGAGACAGCTGATACACTCACAGCACTTAAACAGGCAAAAGCACACAACTGCAGGACACTTGCAATAACCAATATATTAGGAAGCAGTGTGAGCCGTATAGCGGATGCAACAATATTCATGCGGGCAGGACCTGAGATCAGCGTAGCTGCAACGAAATCATTTATCGCCCAGCTTGCTGTTCTGATGCAGATCGTCAACAATATCTCCGATAGAAAATGCAATGACATGCTCCTTCATGCCCACCAGGCGATTGAGGAGATCCTGCTGATAGATCTTGCCGAAGCCGTCGCCATCTGCACAGCTGCAAAAGACATCTTTTATGTCGGTCGCGGCCCGTTCTATGCTGTAGCACTCGAAGGGGCGCTAAAGATGAAAGAGATCTCATATATCCATGCCGAGGGATATGCAGCAGGAGAACTCAAACACGGTCCTTTTGCTCTTCTTTCATCCGAAACACCGGTCATTGCACTCTGCATACCGGGGGACACGTATGCGGTTATGGTTTCCAATATCAAAGAGATGAAAGCACGCGGTGCGCCAGTCATTGCCATTGGAAGCGAAGGGGATAGTGAACTGCCCGATATCGTCGATATTTTCATTCCGATTCCCCGCACTACTCCTTATGTGCAGGTGCTCACCAGTCTTGTGGTTCTCCAGCTTCTCGCGTATTATACGGCAGTTGCATTGGGACGGGATGTCGACAAACCCAGAAATCTTGCAAAGAGCGTGACCGTTGAATGA
- a CDS encoding DapH/DapD/GlmU-related protein, whose amino-acid sequence MIEYGTNVIGPDAQIFEPVTLGFPSRDKMQKTGFTGTTIGKNSVIRSGTILYCDVVIGDFFQTGHNVVIREETRIGDRVSIGTATVIDGNTTIGNDVNLQSRVYIPTNTRIGNHVFIGPNAILTNDRYPPTRIGGLEGPVIHDRAAIGANATLLPGVCIGKGALVAAGAVVTRDVPDHMMAIGTPAKVRELPKKIRPDTG is encoded by the coding sequence ATGATTGAGTATGGCACAAATGTCATTGGCCCCGATGCCCAGATATTCGAACCGGTAACCCTTGGTTTTCCCTCACGGGACAAGATGCAAAAAACCGGTTTTACCGGGACTACAATCGGGAAAAATTCAGTGATCCGCTCAGGTACCATCCTCTATTGCGATGTGGTTATTGGGGATTTTTTTCAGACAGGGCATAATGTTGTGATCCGCGAAGAGACCCGCATAGGTGATCGGGTTTCCATTGGTACAGCAACGGTGATAGATGGCAACACCACCATAGGAAACGATGTTAATCTCCAGAGCCGGGTATACATACCCACCAATACCCGGATAGGAAATCATGTTTTTATCGGTCCGAACGCTATTCTCACCAACGATCGTTATCCACCTACACGCATCGGCGGGCTTGAGGGTCCAGTAATACATGATCGTGCCGCAATCGGAGCGAATGCAACCTTATTACCCGGAGTATGCATCGGAAAGGGTGCACTTGTTGCAGCAGGTGCTGTCGTGACCCGTGATGTCCCCGATCATATGATGGCGATTGGTACTCCGGCAAAGGTCAGGGAATTACCTAAGAAAATAAGACCTGATACCGGGTAA
- a CDS encoding glycosyltransferase: MKILLVSTQDYIHHPIPSRHHYIFEELALHHEVHVAHFHVSRGETRPTRLIVEEATQFPLTSPLLHYTFNTPYHFHIFNKIIREQRIDVVVAAHVLAGTAVIHAAKKYDVPVVFDLKDWFPDSAAAYFKARFMQEAVRRSVWAITKRNLSNSDKITTVSPSLVEKLKGFGFSADLVTNGVDTEIFKPMTGDKKREELGFGSDDFIIGFCGSVERWYAIDEMIRALPELIRYRPSTKMLVVGSSLFTSYETELKKLVGDLGISEHVVFTGTKPYHELPNYIACMDVCTIPLSPPQWGDIALPNKFFEYSACGKPILMRPIPDVSRIGGPNLSVYRTQEEYIAEIKTLMDNPVNFSINLENYSWKEKSRQFETILKAIL, translated from the coding sequence ATGAAGATTCTTCTTGTATCAACACAGGATTATATCCACCACCCCATACCTTCACGGCACCACTACATATTCGAAGAGCTGGCCCTCCACCACGAGGTACACGTTGCCCACTTCCATGTCAGCAGGGGAGAAACTCGTCCTACCCGCCTTATCGTAGAAGAGGCGACACAGTTCCCCCTGACCAGTCCTCTTTTACATTATACGTTCAATACTCCGTATCATTTCCACATATTCAACAAAATTATCCGGGAACAGCGTATTGATGTCGTAGTTGCTGCTCATGTGCTTGCCGGCACAGCAGTAATCCATGCAGCAAAAAAATATGATGTTCCGGTCGTATTTGACCTCAAGGACTGGTTCCCGGACTCTGCTGCTGCATATTTTAAAGCCAGATTTATGCAGGAAGCGGTCAGAAGAAGTGTCTGGGCAATCACAAAAAGAAACCTGTCAAACAGTGATAAAATAACAACGGTTTCACCTTCGCTTGTCGAAAAACTCAAAGGATTTGGCTTTTCTGCAGATCTTGTCACAAATGGTGTGGACACAGAAATTTTCAAACCTATGACGGGAGACAAAAAACGAGAAGAACTGGGATTTGGTTCCGATGATTTTATTATCGGTTTTTGTGGGAGTGTGGAACGATGGTATGCCATTGATGAGATGATCAGGGCCCTTCCGGAATTGATCCGTTATCGTCCATCCACAAAAATGCTGGTTGTGGGGAGTTCGCTGTTCACCAGTTACGAGACAGAACTAAAGAAACTTGTCGGGGATCTCGGCATTTCAGAACATGTGGTTTTTACCGGGACCAAACCCTATCACGAACTCCCGAATTATATCGCCTGCATGGATGTCTGCACCATCCCCCTTTCACCCCCCCAATGGGGAGATATTGCACTTCCCAACAAATTCTTTGAATATTCAGCCTGTGGAAAACCTATCCTGATGCGGCCAATTCCCGATGTGTCCCGCATCGGGGGACCTAATTTGTCAGTCTACCGGACGCAGGAAGAGTATATCGCAGAGATTAAGACCTTGATGGATAACCCGGTCAATTTTTCCATCAATCTCGAAAATTATAGTTGGAAAGAGAAATCACGACAGTTCGAGACGATTTTAAAGGCAATCCTCTGA
- a CDS encoding oligosaccharyl transferase, archaeosortase A system-associated — protein MVQFNLKNGRTFVIIGLVTLFSLFALWLRLIPMFMMGNTDILMMVGSDDPLYNLRQVEQMLANNLAYAWFDPMTLYPTGSMIYWGPLFPMIVAIGCMITGATTRPEIIGVGLVIPAIMAAAIVAIMYWVGKTCGDWKTGLLTSGFSAIVTGQYFYRSLYGYMDHHIAEVLFSTIFCLFYMYALLSEKETITDLKNINTYKKSVIFSALAGIAYVLGLFVMPTMILFAMIAGIFTVIQFIIDVHKNRTSEYLVIINFVVFAIASLGLILFGFKDHGIGLSTYSIGHIIAYIGLIVGTGVLYLIARYLKGKEWYFYPAALLGCGIGFAVVLFIVSPTLFNLLIGSFFAFFGQVAVTNTVQEARGWALDNAWMTFNYGLILMIGGILVMAYNNLRNEHPEQVFALVWSLTMLFSTWQHVRYEYYLAINVALLSAVCVSFVWIKGRSDIYRLVSGFSSDKEPEEPADDISPRSKKLKKTAKKSMGHPQSNFLMVGLILIIAGLGVLFAYTSVSYSYASAVSIPTQMNPDWRESLDWLGNNTPDTGVNYYTIFDPKTFKYPEGSYGVMSWWDYGHMITYISKRIPNANPFQQGVAGDMGSAAYFMSTSEDNANSILDHLGTRYVITDIEMDTGKFWAMSTWYNSSVATAPYQMTLLAPGQNDANNYEPTLLNKEPYYLTTISRLHNFDGSMTPASNIYYVEYADPEITRVTLPVITNAKAMNASEAKRLADEYNLKAPAGYHAAALSPAITLPIDTVPALHHYRLVHESPTNVFNAKTPDVKYVKVFEYVKGAHIKGEGIIEVPVISNTGREYTYRQESINGEFIVPYSTSGNPYDVRTTGKYRVISSGKQYDVPESAVMQGSVIQ, from the coding sequence ATGGTACAATTTAATTTAAAAAACGGCCGGACGTTTGTGATTATCGGCCTTGTAACCCTGTTCTCACTCTTCGCACTCTGGCTTCGTCTTATTCCTATGTTCATGATGGGGAATACAGATATCCTGATGATGGTCGGAAGTGATGACCCGCTCTATAACCTGCGTCAGGTTGAACAGATGCTTGCCAATAATCTCGCATATGCCTGGTTTGATCCCATGACCCTGTATCCCACGGGTTCGATGATCTACTGGGGGCCTCTCTTCCCCATGATCGTCGCCATAGGCTGCATGATTACGGGTGCAACAACGCGTCCGGAAATCATTGGAGTTGGCCTTGTGATTCCCGCTATCATGGCAGCAGCTATTGTAGCTATTATGTACTGGGTGGGCAAGACCTGCGGGGACTGGAAAACCGGTCTTTTGACATCTGGCTTTTCGGCCATTGTAACCGGACAGTATTTCTACCGTTCTTTATACGGCTATATGGATCACCATATCGCAGAAGTCCTCTTTTCCACCATATTCTGCCTGTTCTATATGTACGCTCTGCTTTCAGAGAAAGAGACAATAACTGATCTGAAAAATATTAACACTTACAAAAAATCAGTCATTTTCTCAGCTTTGGCAGGCATTGCTTACGTGCTTGGCCTCTTTGTGATGCCGACAATGATCCTCTTTGCGATGATTGCGGGAATATTTACCGTAATACAGTTCATCATCGATGTTCACAAAAACCGGACGAGTGAGTATCTTGTCATCATCAACTTCGTTGTATTCGCCATTGCATCACTGGGACTGATTTTATTTGGTTTCAAAGACCACGGCATAGGTCTTTCCACCTACTCAATCGGTCACATCATCGCATATATCGGCCTGATCGTTGGTACGGGTGTGCTCTACCTTATTGCCCGTTACTTAAAAGGAAAAGAATGGTATTTTTATCCCGCTGCACTGCTTGGATGTGGAATTGGTTTTGCCGTGGTACTGTTTATCGTAAGCCCTACCCTGTTTAACCTGCTTATCGGATCTTTCTTCGCGTTCTTCGGGCAGGTTGCAGTTACCAATACGGTTCAGGAAGCACGGGGTTGGGCATTGGATAATGCATGGATGACCTTTAATTACGGCCTCATTCTGATGATTGGCGGGATTCTGGTCATGGCATATAACAACCTGCGGAATGAGCATCCGGAACAGGTATTTGCACTTGTCTGGTCACTCACCATGCTGTTTTCTACCTGGCAGCATGTCAGGTACGAATATTACCTGGCCATAAACGTCGCCCTGCTCTCGGCAGTATGTGTAAGTTTTGTATGGATAAAAGGGCGGAGCGATATTTACCGGCTTGTATCCGGTTTCTCTTCGGATAAAGAGCCGGAAGAGCCAGCGGATGATATCTCCCCCCGAAGTAAAAAACTGAAAAAAACCGCAAAAAAGAGTATGGGGCACCCGCAATCTAATTTCCTGATGGTTGGATTGATTCTGATCATTGCTGGATTGGGTGTTTTATTTGCTTATACGTCAGTTTCATACAGTTATGCCAGTGCCGTAAGCATTCCGACCCAGATGAATCCTGACTGGCGTGAGTCCCTCGACTGGTTGGGGAACAACACACCAGATACCGGAGTAAATTATTACACAATCTTCGATCCAAAGACCTTCAAATACCCGGAAGGATCGTATGGTGTCATGTCCTGGTGGGACTATGGCCATATGATTACCTATATCTCTAAACGTATCCCGAACGCAAATCCATTCCAGCAGGGTGTGGCAGGAGATATGGGGTCTGCTGCCTATTTCATGTCAACATCAGAGGATAACGCAAATAGCATTCTTGATCATCTCGGTACCCGTTACGTAATTACCGATATTGAAATGGACACCGGAAAATTCTGGGCAATGTCAACATGGTATAACAGCTCGGTTGCCACCGCCCCCTACCAGATGACGCTGCTTGCACCCGGGCAGAATGATGCAAATAATTATGAACCCACACTATTGAACAAGGAGCCCTATTATCTTACAACGATATCCCGGCTCCACAATTTTGACGGCTCCATGACCCCCGCTTCAAATATTTACTATGTCGAATATGCTGATCCGGAGATTACCCGGGTCACGCTGCCGGTAATCACAAACGCAAAAGCAATGAATGCCTCTGAAGCAAAACGTCTTGCAGATGAATATAACCTCAAAGCACCTGCCGGGTATCATGCAGCAGCTCTCAGCCCTGCAATAACACTCCCGATAGATACAGTTCCGGCATTGCATCACTACCGTCTCGTCCATGAATCCCCCACCAATGTCTTCAATGCAAAAACGCCGGATGTGAAGTATGTGAAAGTCTTTGAATATGTCAAAGGAGCGCATATAAAGGGTGAGGGAATTATTGAAGTCCCCGTTATCTCCAACACCGGCAGGGAATACACCTACCGACAGGAAAGTATCAACGGTGAATTCATTGTACCCTACTCCACTTCAGGTAATCCATATGATGTCAGGACTACGGGGAAATACCGAGTCATCAGCAGCGGAAAGCAATATGATGTACCGGAATCTGCAGTAATGCAGGGATCCGTTATCCAGTAA
- a CDS encoding histone deacetylase encodes MVRCSAITGDIFSRHEIKNHDESSARLDAACSGVPDGIAIIEPGIAQEEDLLRVHTRSHVHMIREFSSHGGQHFIDQNTYVNGETFEVASYAAGATIEAVHRSIEGEHSFALVRPPGHHAEPDRAMGFCIFNNAAIAASVALDRVDRVAIIDWDLHHGNGTQKIFYTDDRVLYCSIHQGNIFPHTGWVDEIGSGKGKGYTINAPLRSGSGIADYRYVFERVFVPALERFRPDVVIISAGQDSLSDDPKSGMLLFPGDFGTLTRIVQDSTEHPLALVLEGGYGPSHGEAVSSIFSALKGSSDTLDPVGEPHRTTLEIVAALSKLTT; translated from the coding sequence ATGGTCAGGTGTTCCGCGATTACCGGGGATATTTTCTCCCGGCATGAGATCAAAAACCATGATGAGAGCAGTGCCCGCCTGGATGCAGCATGTTCAGGTGTACCTGACGGGATTGCCATCATTGAACCGGGAATTGCACAAGAAGAAGATCTCCTCCGCGTCCATACCCGTTCACACGTCCACATGATCCGCGAGTTTTCCTCCCATGGGGGACAACATTTCATAGACCAGAACACCTATGTCAACGGAGAAACATTCGAAGTCGCTTCCTATGCAGCCGGTGCCACCATTGAGGCTGTGCACCGTTCAATCGAAGGCGAACACAGCTTTGCGCTTGTCCGCCCGCCGGGACACCACGCAGAACCGGACAGGGCGATGGGATTCTGTATTTTTAATAATGCGGCGATTGCAGCATCAGTAGCTCTTGACCGTGTTGACCGTGTCGCCATTATTGACTGGGACCTTCACCACGGCAATGGTACACAGAAGATATTTTATACCGATGACCGGGTGCTCTATTGTTCCATTCACCAGGGTAATATCTTCCCCCATACCGGCTGGGTAGACGAGATCGGTTCAGGGAAAGGCAAAGGATACACCATCAACGCTCCCCTGCGATCGGGATCCGGCATTGCAGATTACCGGTATGTCTTTGAGCGGGTGTTCGTCCCTGCACTTGAACGCTTCAGACCGGATGTAGTGATTATCTCTGCAGGTCAGGATTCACTGTCAGACGACCCAAAAAGCGGTATGTTATTATTTCCCGGGGATTTTGGTACGCTTACCCGGATTGTCCAGGATTCAACGGAACATCCACTCGCTCTTGTTCTTGAAGGGGGATATGGCCCTTCCCATGGGGAAGCAGTCTCCTCAATATTCTCTGCACTCAAAGGATCATCTGATACTCTCGATCCGGTGGGTGAACCCCATAGGACGACACTGGAAATTGTTGCTGCTCTTAGTAAACTGACAACCTGA
- a CDS encoding DUF2098 domain-containing protein: MLSQEVVQGMRVRYPRTGTTGTILRIEHVRGDVFAELDSTHLLYRIDQLIPASGSDKTTSTISEDAKKVIERERAFAAGNDMTEALKNIDQSCEGGG; encoded by the coding sequence ATGTTATCTCAAGAGGTTGTCCAGGGTATGAGAGTGCGATATCCGAGGACGGGGACAACCGGCACCATTCTTCGAATCGAACACGTTCGGGGAGATGTATTTGCCGAGCTGGACAGTACCCATCTCCTGTACCGTATTGACCAGCTGATCCCGGCATCCGGTTCGGATAAAACCACATCAACCATCAGTGAAGACGCAAAAAAAGTCATTGAAAGGGAACGGGCATTTGCTGCGGGAAACGATATGACCGAGGCGTTAAAAAATATCGACCAGAGTTGTGAGGGCGGGGGTTAA
- a CDS encoding translation initiation factor IF-2 subunit gamma translates to MHDVTVPSVNIGVVGHVDHGKTTLVNALTGTWTDRHSEEVKRGISIRLGYADATFYRCDKCEGTEAFSTHPGCPACGGTGTPFRSISFVDAPGHETLMATMLSGSALMDGAMLVIAASEKCPQPQTKEHLMALELVGIKNIVIVQSKIDVVSQKEAIDNYHEIKAFVKGTIAENAPIVPVSSQKGINMGALVQALDSTIPEPVRDPDAEPLMLIARSFDVNKPGCNWKDVKGGVVGGSLIRGILRADEKIEIRPGRQVQVENKIKWIPITTTITSINAGSKNVEAATPGGLLGVGTKLDPALTKSDALAGQVLGHEGKLPPVWEKIRCSVTLMERVVGATSELIIEPLKHSEPLMLSVGTAVTVGVVSNTKKDHVEIALKRPVCAEIGSRIAISRQVGARWRLIGMGVLGE, encoded by the coding sequence TTGCATGATGTGACAGTTCCCAGTGTCAATATCGGAGTTGTGGGTCATGTCGACCATGGCAAAACCACGCTCGTCAATGCGCTTACCGGTACATGGACAGACCGGCACAGCGAGGAGGTGAAGCGGGGTATCTCAATCCGACTCGGATATGCTGACGCGACTTTTTACCGGTGCGATAAGTGTGAAGGAACAGAAGCCTTCTCCACACACCCCGGATGCCCGGCCTGTGGTGGAACCGGCACTCCCTTCCGCTCCATATCATTTGTTGATGCACCCGGGCACGAGACGCTTATGGCGACAATGCTGTCCGGTTCTGCACTGATGGACGGTGCGATGCTCGTCATCGCTGCCAGTGAGAAATGCCCGCAGCCCCAGACAAAAGAACATTTGATGGCACTGGAGCTTGTCGGCATCAAAAATATCGTCATTGTCCAGAGCAAGATCGATGTGGTAAGCCAGAAAGAAGCGATCGATAACTACCACGAGATCAAGGCATTTGTCAAGGGTACCATTGCAGAAAATGCACCCATTGTTCCCGTCTCATCCCAGAAAGGGATCAATATGGGAGCGCTCGTGCAGGCTCTTGACAGTACAATACCTGAGCCGGTACGGGATCCGGATGCAGAACCATTGATGCTGATCGCCCGTTCGTTTGACGTGAATAAACCCGGCTGCAACTGGAAGGATGTGAAAGGCGGCGTTGTCGGGGGGTCTCTTATACGGGGCATCCTCCGAGCAGATGAGAAGATTGAGATCCGCCCCGGCAGACAGGTGCAGGTTGAGAACAAGATCAAATGGATCCCTATCACCACAACGATCACATCCATCAATGCCGGCTCCAAGAATGTGGAAGCGGCGACTCCCGGGGGACTCCTCGGGGTGGGTACAAAGCTCGATCCGGCACTGACCAAGAGCGATGCGCTTGCCGGCCAGGTGCTTGGACACGAGGGCAAACTTCCCCCGGTCTGGGAGAAGATCCGGTGCAGTGTAACCCTGATGGAACGGGTTGTTGGCGCTACAAGCGAGCTTATCATCGAGCCGCTTAAGCACAGCGAACCGTTGATGCTCTCTGTCGGTACCGCAGTAACCGTCGGAGTTGTGAGCAATACCAAGAAAGATCACGTTGAGATTGCGCTGAAGCGGCCTGTATGTGCAGAGATCGGTTCCAGGATCGCTATCAGCCGGCAGGTGGGAGCACGCTGGCGGTTAATCGGGATGGGTGTGCTGGGCGAGTGA
- a CDS encoding PIN domain-containing protein — MKVLLDANALMMPAQFQVDLFDELRMLVGAFDPVVLPGVLQELNGLTRAKGRDGAAARCGLALAEKCTIAQVNDLKAGSVDGQVIEYAAQNKCLVVTNDRRVRDALFAQGIGVISLRNQKKLEILRR, encoded by the coding sequence GTGAAGGTCCTCCTGGACGCCAATGCACTGATGATGCCGGCACAGTTCCAGGTTGATCTCTTTGACGAGCTACGGATGCTCGTCGGAGCATTTGACCCGGTAGTACTCCCCGGAGTATTGCAGGAGCTGAACGGGCTTACCCGGGCAAAAGGCCGGGATGGTGCCGCTGCACGCTGCGGTCTTGCCCTTGCCGAAAAATGCACTATTGCACAGGTCAATGACCTGAAAGCAGGATCGGTTGATGGACAGGTAATCGAATATGCAGCCCAGAATAAGTGCCTGGTAGTAACCAATGACCGGCGCGTAAGAGACGCGTTGTTTGCCCAGGGTATCGGTGTAATTTCATTAAGAAATCAGAAAAAACTGGAGATTTTACGGAGGTAA